From the genome of Lutzomyia longipalpis isolate SR_M1_2022 chromosome 2, ASM2433408v1, one region includes:
- the LOC129789304 gene encoding polycomb protein Sfmbt isoform X3, with translation MMGVVSDFSNGQASTQLSGEQHQSLYSLPAHVTSAGPIQVQVAAAPVNNCLDATAYKINPIPLSELDNESLQEHFQQQQQQILLNNEHQGNFRYRPFGLDNGVEMVSEFDISDFIMQQQQPQVDSSDEFSMGAVSPKQQSIATQTSLDCKDTFRKIRPVKRPGLVLKTPIAYEGNVDPSEIPIQKDGMAVCEKCGAIGVKHSFYTKERRFCSMSCARNFGTSSDRKSIMEASTLEDFELSLKASTVPNTNYKFMYKPVKESSSSSSELFRDVMPQEEMPQLMPVKMEPMCVEEEKIETVRRRPGDSFDWTPELGKEDFVAAPVTCFRHVPGYDVWSKVSVGMKVEVENTDCDKESQMTTAVAGYVPHSFWVASLLRIQGYKGLLRYEGFDDDASHDFWVNLCSSEVHHVGWCATRGKPLIPPKTIAKKYSDWKTFLTNRLSNARTLPTTFYNKLSESFKSRFRPGQQLEVVDKNRISQVKVATIQKIVGKRLYVRYYDDVDDNGFWCHEDSSLIHPVGWATTVGHRISAPMYYMNRMGQANDSMIELMPDDTTHDLFKMNFTYEEYYLDGKVSLFREGMKLEAIDPLNLSSICVATVMAVLKFGYMMIRIDFYDPIANGTDWFCYHEKSPCIFPVGFCARNNIQLTPPAGYTPNKFNWDDYLKSTGSPAAGEELFNMEVPHHKFQVNMKIECADLMDPRLVCVATISRVVGRLLKIHFDGWEDEYDQWLDCESPDIFPVGWCVMVKHRLEGPKLMSPLKPIPVKKRSKKKGRGRKGMKNTTSPSTPKVEKESVNKIARSIERRPEGSKFTQMLSIKKEQSHSEDEEELSGGESDISEQTIQTEHSDTSSSFATVSNSEKIKPVAPSSSSTSPLSNPPSERKATSYIGNSLVSSPKYIPRLNAMGSCPDTAPPPATGSDMELCPDVWNIFDVATFLRVNDWTAYCDTFSRNKVDGKRLLELTKDEIITMLGMKVGPSLKIYDLIQQLKCKLNPTQSRRIKNFL, from the exons ATGATGGGTGTTGTGTCGGATTTCTCAAATGGTCAGGCATCGACACAACTTTCGGGCGAGCAGCACCAGTCGCTGTACAGTTTACCGGCTCATGTAACCTCGGCGGGTCCGATTCAGGTGCAGGTGGCGGCTGCACCTGTGAACAATTGTCTTGACGCGACAGCGTACAAAATTAATCCCATACCGCTGTCTGAGCTCGACAACGAGAGTCTCCAGGAGCACTTTCAACAGCAACAACAGCAAATCCTCCTAAACAATGAGCACCAGGGTAATTTTCGGTACCGTCCATTTGGACTTGATAATGGGGTTGAGATGGTATCGGAATTCGATATAAGTGACTTCAtaatgcagcagcagcaaccaCAGGTGGATAGCAGCGATGAATTCTCCATGGGAGCTGTATCCCCAAAACAACAATCAATTGCCACGCAAACAAGCCTTGATTGTAAAGACacatttagaaaaataagGCCTGTTAAAAGGCCGGGATTGGTTCTAAAGACACCTATTGCGTACGAAGGAAATGTCGATCCCTCAGAAATTCCTATACAAAAAGACGGCATGG CTGTTTGTGAAAAGTGTGGCGCCATTGGCGTAAAGCACTCTTTCTACACGAAAGAACGACGTTTCTGCAGCATGTCCTGTGCAAGGAACTTCGGCACGAGTTCAGATCGTAAAAGCATCATGGAAGCATCAACATTGGAAGATTTTGAGTTATCTCTGAAAGCATCAACTGTTCCCAAtacaaattacaaatttatGTACAAACCGGTGAAGGAGTCATCGTCGAGCAGTAGTGAATTGTTTCGTGATGTGATGCCACAGGAAGAGATGCCACAATTGATGCCTGTTAAAATGGAACCAATGTGtgtggaggaagaaaaaattgaaaccgTACGACGACGTCCAGGTGATTCATTTGATTGGACTCCTGAATTGGGGAAAGAGGACTTTGTAGCGGCACCAGTTACGTGCTTTCGGCACGTTCCGGGGTACGATGTGTGGTCAAAAGTTTCAGTGGGTATGAAAGTGGAAGTAGAAAATACTGACTGTGATAAGGAGAGTCAAATGACAACAGCTGTTGCCGGGTATGTTCCTCATTCATTTTGGGTGGCGTCATTGCTACGTATTCAGGGGTACAAGGGGCTCCTCCGCTATGAGGGCTTTGACGACGATGCCAGTCATGATTTCTGGGTGAATCTATGCTCATCGGAAGTTCATCACGTAGGGTGGTGTGCTACACGCGGAAAGCCTCTCATCCCCCCAAAGACAATAGCAAAAAAGTATTCGGATTGGAAAACATTCTTGACGAATCGCCTCTCCAATGCTCGCACCCTTCCGACGACATTTTACAACAAACTCAGTGAGAGCTTCAAGTCACGTTTTCGACCTGGACAGCAGTTGGAAGTGGTGGACAAAAATCGTATATCCCAGGTGAAAGTGGCCACAATTCAGAAGATTGTGGGAAAGCGATTGTATGTGCGCTACTACGATGATGTCGATGACAATGGGTTCTGGTGTCATGAGGATTCTTCACTTATTCATCCTGTTGGATGGGCAACAACGGTTGGCCATAGAATATCTGCCCCTATGTACTACATGAATCGCATGGGTCAGGCTAATGATTCAATGATTGAACTTATGCCTGATGACACAACGCATGATCTCTTCAAGATGAATTTCACTTACGAAGAATACTATTTAGATGGCAAGGTGTCCTTGTTCCGAGAAGGAATGAAACTCGAAGCAATTGATCCCCTTAATCTCTCGTCAATTTGTGTTGCAACAGTGATGGCGGTTCTCAAATTTGGCTACATGATGATCCGTATTGACTTCTACGATCCTATAGCGAATGGTACTGATTG gTTCTGCTACCATGAAAAATCCCCGTGTATTTTTCCTGTGGGCTTCTGCGCGAGAAATAATATTCAGCTGACCCCACCGGCGGGCTATACACCTAACAAGTTTAACTGGGATGATTACTTGAAGTCTACCGGTAGCCCGGCAGCTGGAGAGGAACTTTTCAACATGGAAGTGCCACATCACAAATTTCAA gtGAACATGAAAATCGAATGTGCGGATTTAATGGATCCCCGTTTGGTGTGCGTAGCTACGATATCGCGTGTCGTGGGACGTCTgttgaaaatacattttgatgGGTGGGAAGACGAATACGATCAGTGGTTGGATTGTGAATCGCCAGACATATTCCCTGTTGGTTGGTGTGTGATGGTGAAGCATCGACTTGAGGGTCCCAAATTAATGTCTCCATTGAAGCCAATTCCAGTAAAGAAACGAAGTAAAAAGAAAGGGAGAG GGagaaaaggaatgaaaaataCCACATCTCCATCAACCCCGAAGGTGGAAAAAGAAAGTGTGAATAAAATAGCGAGGAGCATAGAAAGGCGACCGGAAGGTTCAAAATTCACCCAAATGCTATCCATAAAGAAGGAGCAGTCTCACTCGGAGGATGAGGAGGAACTAAGTGGTGGTGAGAGCGACATCTCCGAGCAAACAATTCAGACCGAACATAGTGATACATCATCTTCGTTTGCCACTGTCAGCAATTCTGAGAAAATCAAGCCGGTAGCTCCATCTTCGTCATCCACATCTCCACTTTCCAATCCACCGTCCGAAAGAAAAGCAACAAGCTACATCGGg AACTCTTTAGTGAGCAGCCCAAAATATATCCCACGACTGAATGCTATGGGAAGCTGTCCAGATACCGCACCACCACCGGCAACGGGGAGTGATATGGAATTGTGTCCTGATGTATGGAACATCTTTGATGTTGCAACATTTCTGCGTGTAAATGACTGGACAGCATACTGTGACACCTTCAGTCGCAACAAAGTAGACGGAAAGCGTCTGCTGGAGCTGACAAAAGACGAGATAATCACGATGCTTGGAATGAAAGTGGGGCCCTCacttaaaatttatgatctcATTCAGCAACTGAAGTGCAAGCTAAATCCCACACAATCCAGGCGcatcaaaaactttttatag
- the LOC129789304 gene encoding polycomb protein Sfmbt isoform X2, producing the protein MDINIYKANVIDMNPADLRMVWMGHNSIIMDENATNPFIAQTSLPSSMGLSVMDDLSQQTQSMVNFEDVSPMMGVVSDFSNGQASTQLSGEQHQSLYSLPAHVTSAGPIQVQVAAAPVNNCLDATAYKINPIPLSELDNESLQEHFQQQQQQILLNNEHQGNFRYRPFGLDNGVEMVSEFDISDFIMQQQQPQVDSSDEFSMGAVSPKQQSIATQTSLDCKDTFRKIRPVKRPGLVLKTPIAYEGNVDPSEIPIQKDGMAVCEKCGAIGVKHSFYTKERRFCSMSCARNFGTSSDRKSIMEASTLEDFELSLKASTVPNTNYKFMYKPVKESSSSSSELFRDVMPQEEMPQLMPVKMEPMCVEEEKIETVRRRPGDSFDWTPELGKEDFVAAPVTCFRHVPGYDVWSKVSVGMKVEVENTDCDKESQMTTAVAGYVPHSFWVASLLRIQGYKGLLRYEGFDDDASHDFWVNLCSSEVHHVGWCATRGKPLIPPKTIAKKYSDWKTFLTNRLSNARTLPTTFYNKLSESFKSRFRPGQQLEVVDKNRISQVKVATIQKIVGKRLYVRYYDDVDDNGFWCHEDSSLIHPVGWATTVGHRISAPMYYMNRMGQANDSMIELMPDDTTHDLFKMNFTYEEYYLDGKVSLFREGMKLEAIDPLNLSSICVATVMAVLKFGYMMIRIDFYDPIANGTDWFCYHEKSPCIFPVGFCARNNIQLTPPAGYTPNKFNWDDYLKSTGSPAAGEELFNMEVPHHKFQVNMKIECADLMDPRLVCVATISRVVGRLLKIHFDGWEDEYDQWLDCESPDIFPVGWCVMVKHRLEGPKLMSPLKPIPVKKRSKKKGRGRKGMKNTTSPSTPKVEKESVNKIARSIERRPEGSKFTQMLSIKKEQSHSEDEEELSGGESDISEQTIQTEHSDTSSSFATVSNSEKIKPVAPSSSSTSPLSNPPSERKATSYIGNSLVSSPKYIPRLNAMGSCPDTAPPPATGSDMELCPDVWNIFDVATFLRVNDWTAYCDTFSRNKVDGKRLLELTKDEIITMLGMKVGPSLKIYDLIQQLKCKLNPTQSRRIKNFL; encoded by the exons ATGGATATTAATA TCTACAAGGCAAATGTAATTGATATGAATCCAGCTGATTTAAGAATGGTGTGGATGGGACACAATTCTATTATAATGGATGAAAATGCAACAAATCCATTTATCGCCCAGACATCCCTGCCATCGTCCATGGGACTTTCTGTGATGGATGATCTTAGCCAACAAACGCAGTCTATGGTAAATTTTGAA GATGTTAGTCCCATGATGGGTGTTGTGTCGGATTTCTCAAATGGTCAGGCATCGACACAACTTTCGGGCGAGCAGCACCAGTCGCTGTACAGTTTACCGGCTCATGTAACCTCGGCGGGTCCGATTCAGGTGCAGGTGGCGGCTGCACCTGTGAACAATTGTCTTGACGCGACAGCGTACAAAATTAATCCCATACCGCTGTCTGAGCTCGACAACGAGAGTCTCCAGGAGCACTTTCAACAGCAACAACAGCAAATCCTCCTAAACAATGAGCACCAGGGTAATTTTCGGTACCGTCCATTTGGACTTGATAATGGGGTTGAGATGGTATCGGAATTCGATATAAGTGACTTCAtaatgcagcagcagcaaccaCAGGTGGATAGCAGCGATGAATTCTCCATGGGAGCTGTATCCCCAAAACAACAATCAATTGCCACGCAAACAAGCCTTGATTGTAAAGACacatttagaaaaataagGCCTGTTAAAAGGCCGGGATTGGTTCTAAAGACACCTATTGCGTACGAAGGAAATGTCGATCCCTCAGAAATTCCTATACAAAAAGACGGCATGG CTGTTTGTGAAAAGTGTGGCGCCATTGGCGTAAAGCACTCTTTCTACACGAAAGAACGACGTTTCTGCAGCATGTCCTGTGCAAGGAACTTCGGCACGAGTTCAGATCGTAAAAGCATCATGGAAGCATCAACATTGGAAGATTTTGAGTTATCTCTGAAAGCATCAACTGTTCCCAAtacaaattacaaatttatGTACAAACCGGTGAAGGAGTCATCGTCGAGCAGTAGTGAATTGTTTCGTGATGTGATGCCACAGGAAGAGATGCCACAATTGATGCCTGTTAAAATGGAACCAATGTGtgtggaggaagaaaaaattgaaaccgTACGACGACGTCCAGGTGATTCATTTGATTGGACTCCTGAATTGGGGAAAGAGGACTTTGTAGCGGCACCAGTTACGTGCTTTCGGCACGTTCCGGGGTACGATGTGTGGTCAAAAGTTTCAGTGGGTATGAAAGTGGAAGTAGAAAATACTGACTGTGATAAGGAGAGTCAAATGACAACAGCTGTTGCCGGGTATGTTCCTCATTCATTTTGGGTGGCGTCATTGCTACGTATTCAGGGGTACAAGGGGCTCCTCCGCTATGAGGGCTTTGACGACGATGCCAGTCATGATTTCTGGGTGAATCTATGCTCATCGGAAGTTCATCACGTAGGGTGGTGTGCTACACGCGGAAAGCCTCTCATCCCCCCAAAGACAATAGCAAAAAAGTATTCGGATTGGAAAACATTCTTGACGAATCGCCTCTCCAATGCTCGCACCCTTCCGACGACATTTTACAACAAACTCAGTGAGAGCTTCAAGTCACGTTTTCGACCTGGACAGCAGTTGGAAGTGGTGGACAAAAATCGTATATCCCAGGTGAAAGTGGCCACAATTCAGAAGATTGTGGGAAAGCGATTGTATGTGCGCTACTACGATGATGTCGATGACAATGGGTTCTGGTGTCATGAGGATTCTTCACTTATTCATCCTGTTGGATGGGCAACAACGGTTGGCCATAGAATATCTGCCCCTATGTACTACATGAATCGCATGGGTCAGGCTAATGATTCAATGATTGAACTTATGCCTGATGACACAACGCATGATCTCTTCAAGATGAATTTCACTTACGAAGAATACTATTTAGATGGCAAGGTGTCCTTGTTCCGAGAAGGAATGAAACTCGAAGCAATTGATCCCCTTAATCTCTCGTCAATTTGTGTTGCAACAGTGATGGCGGTTCTCAAATTTGGCTACATGATGATCCGTATTGACTTCTACGATCCTATAGCGAATGGTACTGATTG gTTCTGCTACCATGAAAAATCCCCGTGTATTTTTCCTGTGGGCTTCTGCGCGAGAAATAATATTCAGCTGACCCCACCGGCGGGCTATACACCTAACAAGTTTAACTGGGATGATTACTTGAAGTCTACCGGTAGCCCGGCAGCTGGAGAGGAACTTTTCAACATGGAAGTGCCACATCACAAATTTCAA gtGAACATGAAAATCGAATGTGCGGATTTAATGGATCCCCGTTTGGTGTGCGTAGCTACGATATCGCGTGTCGTGGGACGTCTgttgaaaatacattttgatgGGTGGGAAGACGAATACGATCAGTGGTTGGATTGTGAATCGCCAGACATATTCCCTGTTGGTTGGTGTGTGATGGTGAAGCATCGACTTGAGGGTCCCAAATTAATGTCTCCATTGAAGCCAATTCCAGTAAAGAAACGAAGTAAAAAGAAAGGGAGAG GGagaaaaggaatgaaaaataCCACATCTCCATCAACCCCGAAGGTGGAAAAAGAAAGTGTGAATAAAATAGCGAGGAGCATAGAAAGGCGACCGGAAGGTTCAAAATTCACCCAAATGCTATCCATAAAGAAGGAGCAGTCTCACTCGGAGGATGAGGAGGAACTAAGTGGTGGTGAGAGCGACATCTCCGAGCAAACAATTCAGACCGAACATAGTGATACATCATCTTCGTTTGCCACTGTCAGCAATTCTGAGAAAATCAAGCCGGTAGCTCCATCTTCGTCATCCACATCTCCACTTTCCAATCCACCGTCCGAAAGAAAAGCAACAAGCTACATCGGg AACTCTTTAGTGAGCAGCCCAAAATATATCCCACGACTGAATGCTATGGGAAGCTGTCCAGATACCGCACCACCACCGGCAACGGGGAGTGATATGGAATTGTGTCCTGATGTATGGAACATCTTTGATGTTGCAACATTTCTGCGTGTAAATGACTGGACAGCATACTGTGACACCTTCAGTCGCAACAAAGTAGACGGAAAGCGTCTGCTGGAGCTGACAAAAGACGAGATAATCACGATGCTTGGAATGAAAGTGGGGCCCTCacttaaaatttatgatctcATTCAGCAACTGAAGTGCAAGCTAAATCCCACACAATCCAGGCGcatcaaaaactttttatag
- the LOC129789304 gene encoding polycomb protein Sfmbt isoform X1, whose amino-acid sequence MTISFVVYKANVIDMNPADLRMVWMGHNSIIMDENATNPFIAQTSLPSSMGLSVMDDLSQQTQSMVNFEDVSPMMGVVSDFSNGQASTQLSGEQHQSLYSLPAHVTSAGPIQVQVAAAPVNNCLDATAYKINPIPLSELDNESLQEHFQQQQQQILLNNEHQGNFRYRPFGLDNGVEMVSEFDISDFIMQQQQPQVDSSDEFSMGAVSPKQQSIATQTSLDCKDTFRKIRPVKRPGLVLKTPIAYEGNVDPSEIPIQKDGMAVCEKCGAIGVKHSFYTKERRFCSMSCARNFGTSSDRKSIMEASTLEDFELSLKASTVPNTNYKFMYKPVKESSSSSSELFRDVMPQEEMPQLMPVKMEPMCVEEEKIETVRRRPGDSFDWTPELGKEDFVAAPVTCFRHVPGYDVWSKVSVGMKVEVENTDCDKESQMTTAVAGYVPHSFWVASLLRIQGYKGLLRYEGFDDDASHDFWVNLCSSEVHHVGWCATRGKPLIPPKTIAKKYSDWKTFLTNRLSNARTLPTTFYNKLSESFKSRFRPGQQLEVVDKNRISQVKVATIQKIVGKRLYVRYYDDVDDNGFWCHEDSSLIHPVGWATTVGHRISAPMYYMNRMGQANDSMIELMPDDTTHDLFKMNFTYEEYYLDGKVSLFREGMKLEAIDPLNLSSICVATVMAVLKFGYMMIRIDFYDPIANGTDWFCYHEKSPCIFPVGFCARNNIQLTPPAGYTPNKFNWDDYLKSTGSPAAGEELFNMEVPHHKFQVNMKIECADLMDPRLVCVATISRVVGRLLKIHFDGWEDEYDQWLDCESPDIFPVGWCVMVKHRLEGPKLMSPLKPIPVKKRSKKKGRGRKGMKNTTSPSTPKVEKESVNKIARSIERRPEGSKFTQMLSIKKEQSHSEDEEELSGGESDISEQTIQTEHSDTSSSFATVSNSEKIKPVAPSSSSTSPLSNPPSERKATSYIGNSLVSSPKYIPRLNAMGSCPDTAPPPATGSDMELCPDVWNIFDVATFLRVNDWTAYCDTFSRNKVDGKRLLELTKDEIITMLGMKVGPSLKIYDLIQQLKCKLNPTQSRRIKNFL is encoded by the exons ATGACCATTTCTTTTGTAGTCTACAAGGCAAATGTAATTGATATGAATCCAGCTGATTTAAGAATGGTGTGGATGGGACACAATTCTATTATAATGGATGAAAATGCAACAAATCCATTTATCGCCCAGACATCCCTGCCATCGTCCATGGGACTTTCTGTGATGGATGATCTTAGCCAACAAACGCAGTCTATGGTAAATTTTGAA GATGTTAGTCCCATGATGGGTGTTGTGTCGGATTTCTCAAATGGTCAGGCATCGACACAACTTTCGGGCGAGCAGCACCAGTCGCTGTACAGTTTACCGGCTCATGTAACCTCGGCGGGTCCGATTCAGGTGCAGGTGGCGGCTGCACCTGTGAACAATTGTCTTGACGCGACAGCGTACAAAATTAATCCCATACCGCTGTCTGAGCTCGACAACGAGAGTCTCCAGGAGCACTTTCAACAGCAACAACAGCAAATCCTCCTAAACAATGAGCACCAGGGTAATTTTCGGTACCGTCCATTTGGACTTGATAATGGGGTTGAGATGGTATCGGAATTCGATATAAGTGACTTCAtaatgcagcagcagcaaccaCAGGTGGATAGCAGCGATGAATTCTCCATGGGAGCTGTATCCCCAAAACAACAATCAATTGCCACGCAAACAAGCCTTGATTGTAAAGACacatttagaaaaataagGCCTGTTAAAAGGCCGGGATTGGTTCTAAAGACACCTATTGCGTACGAAGGAAATGTCGATCCCTCAGAAATTCCTATACAAAAAGACGGCATGG CTGTTTGTGAAAAGTGTGGCGCCATTGGCGTAAAGCACTCTTTCTACACGAAAGAACGACGTTTCTGCAGCATGTCCTGTGCAAGGAACTTCGGCACGAGTTCAGATCGTAAAAGCATCATGGAAGCATCAACATTGGAAGATTTTGAGTTATCTCTGAAAGCATCAACTGTTCCCAAtacaaattacaaatttatGTACAAACCGGTGAAGGAGTCATCGTCGAGCAGTAGTGAATTGTTTCGTGATGTGATGCCACAGGAAGAGATGCCACAATTGATGCCTGTTAAAATGGAACCAATGTGtgtggaggaagaaaaaattgaaaccgTACGACGACGTCCAGGTGATTCATTTGATTGGACTCCTGAATTGGGGAAAGAGGACTTTGTAGCGGCACCAGTTACGTGCTTTCGGCACGTTCCGGGGTACGATGTGTGGTCAAAAGTTTCAGTGGGTATGAAAGTGGAAGTAGAAAATACTGACTGTGATAAGGAGAGTCAAATGACAACAGCTGTTGCCGGGTATGTTCCTCATTCATTTTGGGTGGCGTCATTGCTACGTATTCAGGGGTACAAGGGGCTCCTCCGCTATGAGGGCTTTGACGACGATGCCAGTCATGATTTCTGGGTGAATCTATGCTCATCGGAAGTTCATCACGTAGGGTGGTGTGCTACACGCGGAAAGCCTCTCATCCCCCCAAAGACAATAGCAAAAAAGTATTCGGATTGGAAAACATTCTTGACGAATCGCCTCTCCAATGCTCGCACCCTTCCGACGACATTTTACAACAAACTCAGTGAGAGCTTCAAGTCACGTTTTCGACCTGGACAGCAGTTGGAAGTGGTGGACAAAAATCGTATATCCCAGGTGAAAGTGGCCACAATTCAGAAGATTGTGGGAAAGCGATTGTATGTGCGCTACTACGATGATGTCGATGACAATGGGTTCTGGTGTCATGAGGATTCTTCACTTATTCATCCTGTTGGATGGGCAACAACGGTTGGCCATAGAATATCTGCCCCTATGTACTACATGAATCGCATGGGTCAGGCTAATGATTCAATGATTGAACTTATGCCTGATGACACAACGCATGATCTCTTCAAGATGAATTTCACTTACGAAGAATACTATTTAGATGGCAAGGTGTCCTTGTTCCGAGAAGGAATGAAACTCGAAGCAATTGATCCCCTTAATCTCTCGTCAATTTGTGTTGCAACAGTGATGGCGGTTCTCAAATTTGGCTACATGATGATCCGTATTGACTTCTACGATCCTATAGCGAATGGTACTGATTG gTTCTGCTACCATGAAAAATCCCCGTGTATTTTTCCTGTGGGCTTCTGCGCGAGAAATAATATTCAGCTGACCCCACCGGCGGGCTATACACCTAACAAGTTTAACTGGGATGATTACTTGAAGTCTACCGGTAGCCCGGCAGCTGGAGAGGAACTTTTCAACATGGAAGTGCCACATCACAAATTTCAA gtGAACATGAAAATCGAATGTGCGGATTTAATGGATCCCCGTTTGGTGTGCGTAGCTACGATATCGCGTGTCGTGGGACGTCTgttgaaaatacattttgatgGGTGGGAAGACGAATACGATCAGTGGTTGGATTGTGAATCGCCAGACATATTCCCTGTTGGTTGGTGTGTGATGGTGAAGCATCGACTTGAGGGTCCCAAATTAATGTCTCCATTGAAGCCAATTCCAGTAAAGAAACGAAGTAAAAAGAAAGGGAGAG GGagaaaaggaatgaaaaataCCACATCTCCATCAACCCCGAAGGTGGAAAAAGAAAGTGTGAATAAAATAGCGAGGAGCATAGAAAGGCGACCGGAAGGTTCAAAATTCACCCAAATGCTATCCATAAAGAAGGAGCAGTCTCACTCGGAGGATGAGGAGGAACTAAGTGGTGGTGAGAGCGACATCTCCGAGCAAACAATTCAGACCGAACATAGTGATACATCATCTTCGTTTGCCACTGTCAGCAATTCTGAGAAAATCAAGCCGGTAGCTCCATCTTCGTCATCCACATCTCCACTTTCCAATCCACCGTCCGAAAGAAAAGCAACAAGCTACATCGGg AACTCTTTAGTGAGCAGCCCAAAATATATCCCACGACTGAATGCTATGGGAAGCTGTCCAGATACCGCACCACCACCGGCAACGGGGAGTGATATGGAATTGTGTCCTGATGTATGGAACATCTTTGATGTTGCAACATTTCTGCGTGTAAATGACTGGACAGCATACTGTGACACCTTCAGTCGCAACAAAGTAGACGGAAAGCGTCTGCTGGAGCTGACAAAAGACGAGATAATCACGATGCTTGGAATGAAAGTGGGGCCCTCacttaaaatttatgatctcATTCAGCAACTGAAGTGCAAGCTAAATCCCACACAATCCAGGCGcatcaaaaactttttatag